GCTCGACACGGCCGGCACCGCGAATCGAAAGCAAGGCCGCTCTAAATACGGCGCCAAGCGCGAAAAGAAGAAGTAGTAGATGCCTCGTAAAGGTCCCGCTCCGAAGCGGCAGATTCTCCCCGACCCGCGATTCAACTCGAAAGTGCTCGCACGCTTCATCAATAAGGTGATGCTCTGCGGCAAGAAGTCGACCGCGGAGCACATTACGTATGGCGCGCTCGACATCGTCGCGGAGAAGACCGGCCGCGACCCGATGGAGATCTTCTCGCAGGCGCTCTCCAATGCGATGCCGCTCGTCGAGGTGCGTCCCCGGCGCGTCGGCGGCGCGACCTATCAAGTGCCGATGGAGGTTCGTCCGGACCGGCGCCAGGCGATGGCGATGCGCTGGCTGATCGGCTTCGCGCGCGCCCGCGGCGGACGCTCGATGGAGGAGAAGCTGGCCGGCGAGCTGCTCGACGCCTCGAATAACACCGGAGCCACGATAAAGAAGCGTGAAGACACGCATAAGATGGCCGAGGCCAATAAGGCCTTCGCGCATTATCGTTGGTAATCTGAACTAAACAACGCCATGGCTGCAAGGGAATTTCCGCTCGAACGCACGAGGAACATCGGCATTGC
The nucleotide sequence above comes from Candidatus Binatia bacterium. Encoded proteins:
- a CDS encoding 30S ribosomal protein S12, which translates into the protein LDTAGTANRKQGRSKYGAKREKKK
- the rpsG gene encoding 30S ribosomal protein S7, whose amino-acid sequence is MPRKGPAPKRQILPDPRFNSKVLARFINKVMLCGKKSTAEHITYGALDIVAEKTGRDPMEIFSQALSNAMPLVEVRPRRVGGATYQVPMEVRPDRRQAMAMRWLIGFARARGGRSMEEKLAGELLDASNNTGATIKKREDTHKMAEANKAFAHYRW